A genomic segment from Ramlibacter agri encodes:
- a CDS encoding CheR family methyltransferase, with protein MTSDHTPDEAEELLGSRLDDAVPSHGYRSVPVAGIGASGTDRDAVLRLLGAMPKAPGMACVVLFHGAGFASDAPAWLAEVRSKTPMAVVSLERSTRIEPNTVYLVPPQRGARALDGSVLLTDGEAAHGWMVIDLFLRSLADTHGAHSAAVVLSGSTADGSIGLKRIKERGGLTVAQDPDEAEHEAMPRSAIGTGMVDWILPLEDIPARLLSYFKLEPELRLPPEDGPQLGEVVRPAGEDETALRDVLTLLRTRTGRDFAHYKRATILRRIGRRMQVNSVGNLQEYLNCLRTRPGEPAALLQDLLITVTNFFRDAGCFAALESHIPALFEGKGPNDAVRVWVTACATGEEAYSVAMLLNEHARTMEAPPQVQVFATDLDDEAIAAAREGIYPAAIEADVNEERLRRFFIKEHRGYRVRRELREMVLFAVHDVLKDSPFSRLDLVTCRNLLIYLGRDAQRRVFDIFHFALLPGGKLFLGSSEAVEDGSALFSVLDKKHRIYGQRSTPRVGLPVPTGPGTLAHAMELQQNLREGPVIAGAAFNAQPQRPIRGNDTGRVASWGELHLRLLEHLAPPSILVDAEYDIVHLSPTAGRFLRLGGGEPTRNLLRSVPPALRIELRAALYQAAQSHQTVQVPAVPLDLHGNAVPVSIQVTPANDIASDVFLVVLTEQAPNAGPPAPDSARPSPDPVAQHLDRELERLKAHLRDTVEQYEVSTEELMASNEELQAMNEELRSATEELETSREELQSINEELTTVNHELKSKVEELGHANSDMHNLMDATAIATVFLDRELRITRYTPSAVSLFNLIPTDVGRPLTDLTTQLQYPELGSDEQRVLERLVPVEREVGQTDGSWYLARLLPYRTIEDRIAGVVLSFINITERKQAEEVRLWLSAVVTSTADGIVSFSLDQTILSWNAGAERIFGYTAEDAIGQPLSILARQDAADWVVVPQRVENLETVRTRKDGSEVHVSITVSPIRDAGGKVMASTAIVRDITAARAAAEALRSSDEKLRQTVERTQGALRDQQLTAEDIRKRAERLLQQQELTPAQRELAEGIRRGAIPLQDAITRLLQGQD; from the coding sequence ATGACCAGCGACCACACGCCCGACGAAGCAGAAGAACTGCTTGGCAGCCGCCTCGACGACGCTGTTCCCAGCCACGGCTACCGCAGCGTGCCCGTGGCCGGCATCGGCGCGTCCGGAACGGATCGGGACGCCGTGCTGCGCCTGCTCGGCGCCATGCCCAAGGCCCCCGGCATGGCCTGCGTCGTGCTGTTCCACGGCGCCGGCTTCGCGAGCGACGCCCCGGCCTGGCTGGCCGAAGTGCGCAGCAAGACCCCGATGGCCGTCGTGTCGCTGGAGCGCAGCACCCGGATCGAGCCCAACACGGTCTACCTCGTGCCGCCGCAACGCGGCGCCCGCGCGCTCGACGGCTCGGTGCTGCTGACCGACGGCGAAGCCGCCCACGGGTGGATGGTGATCGACCTGTTCCTGCGCAGCCTGGCCGACACGCATGGCGCGCATTCCGCGGCCGTGGTGCTCTCCGGCAGCACCGCCGATGGCAGCATCGGCCTCAAGCGCATCAAGGAGCGCGGCGGCCTGACGGTGGCCCAGGATCCGGACGAGGCCGAGCACGAGGCGATGCCCCGCTCCGCCATCGGCACCGGCATGGTGGACTGGATCCTGCCCCTGGAGGACATTCCTGCGCGCCTGCTGTCCTACTTCAAGCTGGAGCCGGAGCTGCGGCTGCCGCCCGAGGATGGGCCGCAGCTGGGCGAGGTGGTCCGGCCCGCCGGCGAGGACGAAACGGCGTTGCGCGACGTGCTGACCCTGCTGCGGACCCGCACCGGGCGTGACTTCGCCCACTACAAGCGGGCCACCATCCTGCGCCGCATCGGCCGGCGCATGCAGGTCAACAGCGTGGGCAACCTGCAGGAATACCTCAACTGCCTGCGCACCCGGCCCGGCGAACCGGCGGCGCTGCTGCAGGACCTGCTGATCACCGTCACCAACTTCTTCCGCGACGCCGGCTGCTTCGCGGCGCTGGAGTCGCACATTCCCGCGCTGTTCGAGGGCAAGGGTCCCAACGACGCGGTGCGCGTGTGGGTCACCGCCTGCGCGACCGGCGAGGAGGCCTACAGCGTGGCGATGCTGCTGAACGAGCATGCCCGCACCATGGAGGCGCCGCCGCAGGTGCAGGTGTTCGCCACCGACCTCGACGACGAGGCCATCGCCGCCGCGCGCGAAGGCATCTACCCGGCGGCGATCGAGGCCGACGTGAACGAGGAGCGGCTGCGCCGCTTCTTCATCAAGGAGCACCGCGGCTACCGCGTGCGGCGCGAACTGCGCGAGATGGTGCTGTTCGCCGTGCACGACGTGCTGAAGGACTCGCCGTTCTCGCGGCTGGACCTGGTGACCTGCCGCAACCTGCTGATCTACCTCGGGCGCGATGCGCAGCGGCGCGTGTTCGACATCTTCCACTTCGCCCTGCTGCCCGGCGGCAAGCTGTTCCTGGGCTCCTCGGAGGCGGTGGAGGACGGCAGCGCGCTGTTCTCCGTCCTGGACAAGAAGCACCGCATCTACGGCCAGCGCTCCACGCCGCGCGTCGGCCTGCCGGTGCCCACCGGCCCGGGCACGCTGGCGCATGCGATGGAGCTGCAGCAGAACCTGCGCGAAGGGCCGGTGATCGCCGGCGCCGCCTTCAACGCGCAGCCGCAGCGGCCGATCCGAGGCAATGACACCGGCCGCGTCGCCTCCTGGGGCGAGCTGCACTTGCGGCTGCTGGAACACCTCGCGCCGCCTTCCATCCTGGTGGACGCCGAGTACGACATCGTGCACCTGTCGCCGACCGCCGGCCGTTTCCTGCGCCTGGGCGGCGGCGAGCCGACCCGCAACCTGCTGCGCTCCGTGCCGCCCGCGCTGCGCATCGAGCTGCGCGCGGCGCTGTACCAGGCCGCGCAGTCGCACCAGACGGTGCAGGTGCCGGCGGTGCCGCTGGACCTGCATGGCAACGCGGTGCCGGTCAGCATCCAGGTGACGCCCGCCAACGACATCGCTTCCGACGTTTTCCTGGTGGTGCTGACGGAGCAGGCGCCGAACGCGGGGCCGCCGGCGCCGGACTCGGCCCGCCCTTCGCCCGACCCGGTGGCCCAGCACCTGGACCGCGAGCTGGAACGCCTGAAGGCGCACCTGCGCGACACCGTGGAGCAGTACGAGGTGTCCACCGAGGAGCTCATGGCCAGCAACGAGGAGCTGCAGGCCATGAACGAGGAGCTGCGCTCGGCGACCGAGGAGCTGGAGACCAGCCGTGAGGAGCTGCAATCCATCAACGAGGAGCTCACCACCGTCAACCACGAGCTCAAGAGCAAGGTGGAGGAGCTGGGCCACGCCAACAGCGACATGCACAACCTCATGGACGCCACGGCGATCGCCACGGTGTTCCTCGACCGCGAGCTGCGCATCACCCGCTACACGCCCTCGGCCGTCAGCCTGTTCAACCTGATCCCCACCGACGTGGGCCGGCCGCTGACGGACCTCACCACGCAGCTGCAGTATCCCGAGCTGGGGAGCGATGAGCAGCGCGTGCTGGAGCGGCTGGTGCCGGTGGAGCGCGAGGTGGGCCAGACCGACGGCAGCTGGTACCTGGCGCGCCTGCTGCCTTACCGCACCATCGAGGACCGCATCGCCGGCGTGGTGCTGTCCTTCATCAACATCACCGAACGCAAGCAGGCGGAGGAAGTGCGGCTGTGGCTGTCCGCCGTGGTCACCTCCACCGCCGACGGCATCGTCAGCTTCTCGCTGGACCAGACCATCCTCAGCTGGAACGCCGGCGCCGAGCGCATCTTCGGCTACACCGCGGAAGACGCGATCGGCCAGCCGCTGTCCATCCTCGCCCGCCAGGACGCCGCCGATTGGGTGGTGGTGCCCCAGCGCGTGGAGAACCTGGAGACGGTGCGCACGCGCAAGGACGGCAGCGAGGTGCACGTGTCCATCACCGTCTCGCCGATCCGCGATGCGGGCGGCAAGGTGATGGCCAGCACCGCGATCGTGCGCGACATCACCGCGGCCCGGGCCGCCGCCGAAGCCCTGCGCAGCAGCGACGAGAAGCTGCGCCAGACCGTGGAGCGGACCCAGGGCGCGCTGCGCGACCAGCAGCTGACCGCCGAGGACATCCGCAAGCGGGCCGAGCGGCTGCTGCAGCAGCAGGAGCTGACCCCGGCCCAGAGGGAACTGGCCGAAGGCATCCGCCGGGGCGCGATCCCGCTGCAGGACGCGATCACGCGCCTGCTCCAGGGCCAGGACTGA
- a CDS encoding DUF4130 domain-containing protein, translating to MKVPLADEVDVAGFHSEATRLLARQVPPETVDWSASPAQTVDEQQLDADRAQIRNRAARAIIPQSFVRTSELVVLHRDPLRFDLLYRSLWRLIYEPDLKHDFADVDLARLRQMAQAVRRDIQKMKARMEFHELVLRGAPASVCWYEPTHFVAETVAGWLARQQPPKRWMILTPDRSLRWDGEHLLTAPSVPPDRQPQVVGWAAWPQALETVPWLL from the coding sequence GTGAAAGTGCCGTTGGCCGACGAAGTAGACGTTGCGGGTTTCCATAGCGAAGCCACGCGCCTGCTCGCCCGCCAGGTCCCGCCGGAAACGGTGGACTGGAGCGCGTCCCCGGCGCAGACGGTGGACGAGCAGCAGCTCGACGCCGACCGGGCCCAGATCCGCAACCGCGCGGCCCGCGCGATCATCCCGCAGTCCTTCGTGCGCACGAGCGAGCTCGTGGTGTTGCACCGCGACCCGCTGCGCTTCGACCTGCTGTACCGCTCGCTCTGGCGTCTGATCTACGAGCCCGACCTGAAGCACGACTTCGCCGATGTCGACCTGGCCCGGCTGCGCCAGATGGCGCAGGCCGTGCGGCGCGACATCCAGAAGATGAAGGCGCGCATGGAGTTCCACGAGCTGGTGCTGCGTGGCGCGCCGGCCAGCGTCTGCTGGTACGAGCCCACGCACTTCGTCGCCGAGACGGTGGCCGGCTGGCTGGCCAGGCAGCAGCCCCCGAAGCGCTGGATGATCCTCACGCCCGACCGCAGCCTGCGCTGGGACGGCGAACACCTGCTGACCGCGCCTTCGGTGCCGCCGGACCGGCAGCCGCAGGTGGTGGGCTGGGCGGCCTGGCCACAGGCGCTGGAGACGGTTCCCTGGTTGTTGTAG
- a CDS encoding hemerythrin domain-containing protein translates to MNRPNLLHAGPAASFDEPFEMLAACHDRLQRMLALLARLREHLPAHGADAQARQAAHDVMRYFDQAAPQHHRDEELHVFPPLLAQGDPATVERVQALQRDHRQMEEAWERARTVLAAIEGGQLQQPDAASRVALETFSSLYGAHLEAEEQLVFPAARQLLDAAAIREMGREMRLRRGAA, encoded by the coding sequence ATGAACCGCCCCAACCTGCTCCACGCGGGCCCTGCCGCCAGCTTCGACGAACCCTTCGAGATGCTGGCGGCCTGCCACGACCGGCTGCAGCGCATGCTGGCCCTGCTGGCGCGCCTGCGCGAGCACCTGCCGGCCCACGGTGCCGACGCCCAGGCGCGGCAGGCGGCCCACGACGTCATGCGCTACTTCGACCAGGCGGCGCCGCAGCACCACCGCGACGAGGAGCTGCACGTGTTCCCGCCGCTGCTGGCACAGGGCGATCCGGCGACGGTGGAACGGGTCCAGGCGTTGCAGCGCGACCACCGCCAAATGGAGGAGGCCTGGGAACGGGCGCGTACCGTGCTGGCGGCGATCGAGGGCGGCCAATTGCAGCAGCCGGATGCGGCCTCGAGGGTCGCCCTGGAGACGTTTTCCTCTCTGTACGGGGCCCATCTCGAGGCGGAGGAGCAGCTCGTTTTCCCGGCCGCGCGCCAGCTCCTGGACGCCGCCGCCATCCGGGAGATGGGCAGGGAGATGCGCCTCAGACGCGGCGCGGCGTGA
- a CDS encoding multicopper oxidase domain-containing protein — MAALSHLHSALARVVLAALASLCVLGACDRAQPPAAAVAASAPPPPPPPAAASHPTYDEKDMVFGAPAAVVTSERHTGTFSLGSALSTLPAVKPLDPAPVKEIRLDTTHKIIDLAPGVKFSAWTFGDQVPGPVLRARVGDRIKFTMTNRSDEAAPGVRLTAAPMMHSMDFHAAMVAPNDKYRSIAPGQTISFEFTLNYPGVFMYHCGTPMVLEHIASGMYGMVIVEPRGGYPTQVDREYAIIQSEFYTKPDPDKRKVDGVPLQVLDTDRVRAKAPTYTVFNGRYNGLVETPLQAKPNERVRLFVMNVGPSNTSSFHVVGTIFDRVWIDGNPDNQFRGMQTVLLGSSSGAIVEFKVPEAGNYAIVDHHFANASQGAVGTLAAGAPPGSDAEHHNIPATAAPTDPAAQRGKLAFESKCLACHTIGGGDRLGPDLFGVTKRHDEGWLTRWLKSPEQMLQSDATAKALLDKYKVPMPNQGLGDPEIKDYLAYFRWADANLQPQGAQQPQAATAGQALPPSATKSAAPMPGGQMEHK; from the coding sequence ATGGCTGCGCTCTCGCACCTGCATTCTGCGCTCGCGCGCGTCGTCCTCGCCGCGCTGGCAAGCCTTTGCGTCCTGGGCGCATGCGACAGGGCGCAGCCGCCCGCTGCGGCCGTCGCGGCTTCCGCTCCTCCTCCGCCGCCACCACCCGCCGCCGCCTCGCACCCGACCTATGACGAGAAAGACATGGTCTTCGGCGCGCCGGCGGCCGTCGTCACCTCGGAGCGCCATACCGGCACCTTCTCGCTGGGCAGCGCGCTGAGCACGCTGCCCGCGGTGAAGCCGCTGGACCCGGCGCCGGTGAAGGAGATCCGCCTCGACACCACGCACAAGATCATCGACCTCGCGCCCGGCGTGAAATTCAGCGCCTGGACCTTCGGCGACCAGGTGCCGGGGCCGGTGCTGCGGGCCCGCGTCGGCGACCGCATCAAGTTCACCATGACCAACCGCTCGGACGAGGCGGCGCCGGGCGTGCGCCTGACGGCCGCGCCGATGATGCACTCGATGGACTTCCACGCGGCGATGGTGGCGCCCAACGACAAGTACCGCTCGATCGCGCCGGGGCAGACGATCTCCTTCGAGTTCACGCTCAACTATCCGGGCGTCTTCATGTACCACTGCGGCACGCCGATGGTGCTGGAACACATCGCCTCGGGCATGTACGGGATGGTGATCGTCGAGCCGCGCGGCGGCTACCCGACCCAGGTGGACCGCGAGTACGCCATCATCCAGAGCGAGTTCTATACCAAGCCCGACCCCGACAAGCGCAAGGTGGACGGCGTGCCGCTGCAGGTGCTGGACACCGACCGGGTGCGCGCCAAGGCGCCGACCTACACCGTGTTCAACGGGCGTTACAACGGGCTGGTGGAGACGCCGCTGCAGGCCAAGCCCAACGAGCGGGTGCGCCTGTTCGTGATGAACGTGGGGCCGTCCAACACTTCGAGCTTCCACGTGGTCGGGACGATCTTCGACCGCGTCTGGATCGACGGCAATCCGGACAACCAGTTCCGCGGCATGCAGACGGTGCTGCTCGGCTCCTCCAGCGGCGCCATCGTCGAATTCAAGGTGCCGGAAGCGGGCAACTACGCGATCGTCGACCACCACTTCGCCAATGCCTCGCAGGGCGCGGTCGGCACGCTGGCGGCCGGGGCGCCGCCGGGCAGCGACGCGGAGCACCACAACATCCCCGCCACCGCGGCGCCCACCGACCCGGCCGCGCAGCGGGGCAAGCTGGCCTTCGAATCGAAGTGCCTGGCCTGCCACACCATCGGCGGCGGCGACCGCCTCGGCCCTGACCTGTTCGGCGTGACGAAGCGGCATGACGAGGGCTGGCTGACGCGCTGGCTGAAGTCGCCGGAGCAGATGCTGCAGTCCGACGCCACCGCCAAGGCCTTGCTGGACAAGTACAAGGTGCCCATGCCGAACCAGGGCCTCGGCGACCCCGAAATCAAGGACTACCTGGCCTACTTCCGCTGGGCCGACGCCAACCTGCAGCCGCAGGGCGCGCAGCAGCCGCAGGCCGCCACCGCGGGGCAGGCCCTGCCTCCGTCGGCCACCAAATCGGCCGCGCCCATGCCCGGCGGACAGATGGAGCACAAGTGA
- a CDS encoding hemerythrin domain-containing protein, which produces MANPIAAWHQEHAYFNRLLALLQREMDVFHAGGSPDYQLMLDIITYLREYGDHSHHPREDEAFRRLLRHCPERALPIARLQQEHRVIAHAGEALREMLESVVADGVVQRAEVEMAAATYLVYYGNHIAREEEDVLPRAAKHLSAEDWQAVKEAAPAVRDPLFGPEPAQRFQELRRRIAA; this is translated from the coding sequence ATGGCCAACCCGATCGCAGCGTGGCACCAGGAGCACGCGTACTTCAACCGGCTGCTGGCCCTGTTGCAGCGCGAAATGGATGTCTTCCATGCCGGCGGTAGCCCCGACTACCAGCTCATGCTGGACATCATCACCTACCTGCGCGAGTACGGCGACCACTCGCACCACCCGCGCGAGGACGAGGCGTTCCGGCGCCTGCTGCGCCATTGCCCGGAGCGCGCGCTGCCGATCGCAAGGCTGCAGCAGGAACACCGCGTGATCGCGCATGCCGGCGAGGCCTTGCGCGAGATGCTGGAAAGCGTGGTGGCCGACGGCGTGGTGCAGCGCGCCGAAGTGGAGATGGCCGCCGCCACCTACCTGGTCTACTACGGCAACCACATCGCCCGCGAGGAAGAGGACGTGCTGCCGCGGGCCGCGAAGCACCTGTCCGCCGAAGACTGGCAGGCGGTGAAGGAGGCGGCGCCGGCGGTGCGCGACCCGCTGTTCGGGCCGGAGCCGGCGCAGCGCTTCCAGGAACTGCGGCGGCGCATCGCCGCCTGA
- a CDS encoding universal stress protein yields the protein MKILLAADGSSYTKKALAYLVNHEELAAGDGELVVLNVQAPMPPRVKSLVGAAAIKDYHREEAEKVLKPIDRFLQRHDFAYRTRWLVGLPGPEIVRAAKKEKAHLVVMGTHGLGLLGRALLGSVAQHVLTDCEVPVLLVK from the coding sequence ATGAAGATCCTCCTGGCTGCCGACGGCAGCAGCTACACGAAGAAGGCGCTGGCCTACCTGGTCAACCACGAGGAGCTCGCCGCCGGCGACGGCGAACTGGTCGTGCTGAACGTGCAGGCCCCAATGCCGCCGCGCGTGAAGAGCCTGGTCGGCGCGGCCGCGATCAAGGACTACCACCGCGAGGAAGCGGAGAAGGTGCTGAAACCCATCGACCGCTTCCTGCAGCGGCACGACTTCGCCTACCGCACCCGCTGGCTGGTGGGCCTGCCGGGGCCGGAGATCGTCCGCGCCGCGAAGAAGGAGAAGGCCCACCTGGTCGTCATGGGCACGCACGGCCTCGGCCTGCTGGGCCGCGCCCTGCTGGGCAGCGTGGCGCAGCACGTGCTGACCGACTGCGAGGTGCCGGTGCTGCTGGTGAAGTAA
- a CDS encoding universal stress protein translates to MYQRILVPTDGSALSKKAIQSAVELASRVGAEVVALHVVPRYPVSYFEGAMTVTNAEVKRIEKEWAERGQAVAEAVSKAAEKAGVRAKAVTVKSDLVAESILAAARKHKCDLVVMASHGRKGIKRLLLGSETQHVLTHGTVPVLVLR, encoded by the coding sequence ATGTACCAACGCATCCTGGTCCCCACCGACGGCTCCGCGCTGTCGAAGAAGGCCATCCAGAGCGCCGTGGAACTCGCCTCCCGCGTCGGCGCCGAAGTCGTGGCGCTGCACGTGGTGCCGCGCTACCCGGTGTCCTACTTCGAAGGCGCGATGACGGTCACCAACGCCGAAGTGAAGCGCATCGAGAAGGAATGGGCCGAGCGCGGCCAGGCCGTGGCCGAAGCCGTGAGCAAGGCCGCCGAGAAGGCCGGCGTCCGCGCCAAGGCGGTCACCGTCAAGTCCGACCTGGTGGCCGAGTCCATCCTCGCGGCCGCGCGCAAGCACAAGTGCGACCTGGTGGTGATGGCCTCGCACGGGCGCAAGGGCATCAAGCGCCTGCTCCTGGGCAGCGAGACGCAGCATGTGCTGACGCACGGCACCGTCCCCGTGCTGGTGCTGCGATGA
- a CDS encoding heavy metal translocating P-type ATPase, which translates to MQAASLSVTPAQAVGQGMLDERSEWETFSRALPDGSWESYLAIEGIHCPGCSLLIEQALAPCAGVRSVEVNGAAATARIVWTPAQGRPSQWLRALQRAGYGALPAGDQLAAAPRRQAQRMLLWRWLVAGFCMMQVMMYAVPAYLAGPGEMTPDVAALLRWAAWLLTLPVLLFSCQPFFASAWRDLRARRIGMDVPVALGIAIAFGASTSATFDPRSGLGGEVWYDSVTMFVFFLLSGRLLEQRLRNRTAGALEALLRRLPETVERLLADGGTETVAVRQLRAGDRVRVRAGEMVPADGRVLEGRSQVDEALLTGESTPLARAAGDAVVAGSHNLAGSLVVAVERTGADTRYAEIAALMERASVEKPAMARLADRIASPFLAGVLLAAAGAALWWWPQRPSHALAVAVAVLIVTCPCALSLATPAATLAAAGALARRGVLVRGLEALESGAAIDTVVFDKTGTLTLDRMAVGAVRVRTGVSEDEALRLAAALARHSLHPVSRAIAAAAVGGEQAVDVQERAGEGVEGSVGGRVLRLGSAEFCGSQDPAGVHLADEHGWLASFQLEEALRPGAREAVQALQAMGLQVEILSGDQPQAVQQLAERAGIAAWRAGQSPQDKLDRVAGLQRAGRRVAMVGDGMNDGPVLARADLSVALGQGVPVAQARADFIVQGGRLDPLPQLLRQARRTRAVVRQNLAWAAAYNVVCVPLALAGMMPPWLAGLGMAASSLFVVANAARLGVVQGMDCGSSPQ; encoded by the coding sequence ATGCAAGCTGCGTCCCTCTCCGTCACCCCCGCCCAGGCGGTGGGCCAGGGCATGCTGGACGAGCGCAGCGAGTGGGAAACCTTCAGCCGCGCGCTGCCGGATGGAAGCTGGGAGTCCTACCTCGCCATCGAGGGCATCCACTGCCCCGGCTGCTCGCTGCTGATCGAGCAGGCGCTGGCGCCCTGTGCCGGCGTGCGCAGCGTGGAGGTGAATGGCGCGGCCGCCACCGCCCGCATCGTCTGGACGCCGGCGCAGGGCCGGCCCTCGCAGTGGCTGCGCGCGCTGCAGCGCGCGGGCTACGGCGCGCTGCCCGCCGGCGACCAGCTCGCCGCAGCCCCGCGCCGCCAGGCCCAGCGCATGCTGCTGTGGCGCTGGCTGGTGGCCGGCTTCTGCATGATGCAGGTGATGATGTACGCCGTGCCCGCCTACCTGGCCGGGCCCGGCGAGATGACGCCCGACGTCGCGGCGCTGCTGCGCTGGGCGGCCTGGCTGCTGACGCTGCCGGTGCTGCTGTTCTCCTGCCAGCCTTTCTTCGCCTCGGCCTGGCGCGACCTGCGCGCGCGCCGCATCGGCATGGACGTGCCGGTGGCGCTGGGCATCGCGATCGCCTTCGGCGCCAGCACCTCCGCCACCTTCGACCCGCGCTCGGGCCTGGGCGGCGAGGTCTGGTACGACTCGGTGACGATGTTCGTCTTCTTCCTGCTCTCCGGCCGCCTGCTGGAGCAGCGCCTGCGCAATCGCACGGCCGGCGCGCTGGAGGCGCTATTGCGGCGCCTGCCCGAGACGGTGGAGCGGCTGCTGGCCGACGGCGGCACCGAGACGGTGGCCGTGCGGCAACTGCGCGCGGGCGACCGCGTGCGCGTGCGCGCCGGCGAGATGGTCCCGGCCGACGGCCGCGTGCTGGAAGGCCGGAGCCAGGTCGACGAGGCGCTGCTGACGGGCGAATCGACGCCGCTCGCGCGCGCCGCCGGCGACGCGGTGGTTGCGGGCAGCCACAACCTGGCCGGCTCGCTGGTGGTGGCCGTGGAGCGCACCGGCGCGGACACGCGCTATGCGGAGATCGCCGCGCTGATGGAGCGCGCTTCGGTGGAGAAGCCGGCGATGGCGCGGCTGGCCGACCGCATTGCGTCACCTTTCCTGGCCGGCGTGCTGCTGGCCGCGGCGGGCGCGGCGCTGTGGTGGTGGCCTCAGCGTCCCAGCCATGCGCTGGCCGTCGCCGTGGCGGTGCTGATCGTCACCTGCCCGTGCGCGCTGTCGCTCGCCACCCCGGCGGCCACCTTGGCCGCGGCCGGCGCGCTGGCGCGGCGCGGCGTGCTGGTGCGCGGGCTGGAGGCGCTGGAGAGCGGGGCGGCGATCGACACGGTGGTGTTCGACAAGACGGGCACCTTGACCCTGGACCGGATGGCGGTGGGGGCGGTGCGGGTGCGCACGGGTGTTTCCGAAGACGAGGCGCTTCGGTTGGCAGCGGCGCTAGCCAGGCATTCGCTGCACCCGGTGTCGCGAGCGATCGCGGCGGCGGCGGTGGGTGGAGAACAGGCGGTCGACGTGCAGGAGCGGGCGGGCGAGGGCGTGGAAGGCAGCGTCGGCGGACGTGTCCTGCGACTGGGTTCCGCGGAGTTTTGCGGGAGCCAGGATCCGGCAGGCGTGCATCTCGCCGACGAACACGGCTGGCTCGCCAGCTTCCAGCTCGAAGAAGCGCTGCGCCCCGGTGCCCGCGAAGCGGTGCAGGCCTTGCAGGCCATGGGCCTGCAGGTGGAGATCCTCTCCGGCGACCAGCCGCAGGCCGTGCAGCAGCTCGCCGAGCGCGCCGGCATCGCCGCCTGGCGCGCTGGCCAGTCGCCGCAGGACAAGCTCGATCGCGTCGCCGGCCTGCAGCGCGCCGGCCGGCGCGTGGCCATGGTGGGCGACGGCATGAACGACGGCCCCGTGCTGGCCCGCGCCGACCTGTCGGTGGCGCTGGGGCAGGGTGTGCCGGTGGCGCAGGCGCGCGCCGATTTCATCGTGCAGGGCGGCCGGCTGGACCCGCTGCCGCAGCTGCTGCGGCAGGCCCGCCGCACCCGCGCGGTGGTGCGCCAGAACCTGGCCTGGGCCGCGGCCTACAACGTGGTGTGCGTGCCGCTGGCGCTGGCGGGAATGATGCCGCCGTGGCTGGCGGGGCTGGGGATGGCGGCGAGTTCGCTGTTCGTCGTGGCGAACGCGGCGCGATTGGGCGTCGTTCAGGGCATGGATTGCGGGTCGAGCCCGCAATGA
- the ccoS gene encoding cbb3-type cytochrome oxidase assembly protein CcoS has product MDILFILIPLSVVLALAILVALGWAVWRGQFDSVEAEGERILHSD; this is encoded by the coding sequence ATGGACATCCTCTTCATCCTCATCCCCCTCTCCGTCGTCCTGGCGCTGGCGATCCTGGTCGCCCTCGGTTGGGCGGTGTGGCGTGGCCAGTTCGACTCGGTGGAGGCCGAGGGGGAGCGCATTCTGCACAGCGATTGA